ttaatgctacattaaaatttaaaaaaaattaacaatctCATTATGtgattttaaagtaaaaaaatgaaaatatatagacttataatacacacacactttttttttgctttcaaTCCATTTATGTATTGACGAGCACTATAAAAACTTACCGAATTGAGTAAAGTCAATGCAATCTTCAAGAGATTGGACACGTGATTTGCTGCATAGGCCCCAAAATATAGTGAATACAAATGTGGTGATAATCAGGAATACAAAAATCAGAAGCCAaactatttgaaaaatgtaggTGATAGTCATAAACtgtaaaaaagtagaaatatttatattaagatatatgACTAGGGTAAAATTTAactttcacaaaatatttataagactAAAGACAAAAATTTTCCTTCAAGTACTTACAACAGCACAGGTAATACGTCCACCCACTCTGGACCTCCAAGCACGATAGACCTTGTGTCGCGTAGCACCAGTTGCAAGAAAACCGACACACAGAATCATAAATCCTAAAGCTGCCATGCAAGCTCCAATTGATGCAAACACCATTTGCATCGCTTCTAGCCATGAAAGATGCAGATGGAACacctaaattaattttatatcttgagATGTACAGAATTCCCACAAAACttctttaaaaagtatttcgaTAAGCTGATATAATCGATTTACCTGATCAAACATAAGAGTAGACAACGTTCCACCTCTATACATAGTACCGCAGAAGATTCCAACTCCCAGGCAACACATTATAGTTGCTATGAGAGTTGCATAGGGCACTTTAGCCATGCAATCATTGCATATGTTCCCTAAACAAGAaaagtctttttttatatctatcatTTGATTACAGAGAATTATGTCTacttttatatgattaatataaattgttaattacaataaaatcttattacaaaatgaaattaatatattacaaaaatacgatattacaagtaaataaattatacacatgtGGACATATCGTTTAAATAGATTAATGAATTACAACAGAATTTGTTGTAATGACAAatagcattattttttttatatctacatttattataacaaaatcttatttatatcctttttatatttctttacttATTGCCACATTTTGAGAACATTCTTAGACACTTACTAGAAGATCGTCCCCTTGAATCAAGACCATGGAGACTACGTTCAGAAAATCTGTCTACACTAGTGTTACTCACAAACTTGCCACGTAATGGTAAACTCTCTCTGGTTTGACGTAGCTCACGTAGTCTCGCCATTTTAATAGAGTTATACGAATCCCAAGAGTAAtcacacaataaaaataaatgaagaacgCGCGACAAAACGTGGGTGCGTTCGGTCAATGACTAAACCCAACCAATGACTAATCACTTATCTGTAAGTCTGTCAGATAACGCGTGAAAGGTATGTATAAGTACACGCGTATTATCTTAGTTTATTTACAAACGTAATAGCGTAAACGTGCCATTAACATAATGTTCCTTGACAGAAATTCGCACGCGACGTTCACTATTATCACATAATCACTTTCCACTATTGTGACATCATTCTCTTCTCAATCAAGTTTAATAAACTCTCTAAATCTTGTCGAACAAGTTATAATTTACAGTATAAATTAgctttttaaatgttaattagatcagtaataatatacaaaaatcttGTTTAGTTTTAATGAATGCTCACGATTGTATAGATTATACAACTGTTGTTATTGACAGCCACACACTTCTCAATAATGGATCTACAATCGATTTATCGGCCTCACACAACGAACGATtattttgtaatgaaaaaCAATGGAATCGcggaaaattttcattaaattatcacGACAAACTTACCCATTTTCGTAGCTCGCGTCGTTCGTTGGTTGAGGTTAGGAACGCTCGCAGAGAAATGGGCAGTGCCCGTTCGCGACGCGGAATTCGCTATTACAGTAGTCGTCTCTTGTTAATTACCACAGCAATTGTATGTCGCTCGGCCGCAATAatgaaggacatcccacttaCTATCTCAatcacaaaaagaaaaaagatcataaatatgaaaaattcaataacttaatatttaaaaatttgctcaattttACAGGATTTGAATTTGTGCATAAATCTGATtgcttgcaaaataatatgcacGTCGCGTATGTTACTTTTtgcttgtttattatttatgtatgtcaCTCCGAGATAGCACTCCTACGATTACGTAGTCGACTAAGGctgtaaacaattttcaaattcgcgaataataaattaatttttcgcgaACAATCTTATCAATCTTATTGCGCGTACCCGTGTCAGACTTTGGAAATTGTGGAAAACAGTGTGATAACTTTCACGGGAACGGGACACCAGTCAGAAATGGTTCAATATGGCGTTATGATGGCTGTTCTTCATAACGAATAGTGAATGGGATCGTTCATTGCCCCCCGGGAGGGCGCGTCGTGGATTGTAGTAAAAGCACTCATCAAAGACGTAGTTTCCTTCAATGGAGCAGAGTTGACGAGAATAATGAACGATTATGAGCTGATTGGATCGACAAGTTACAATAAATGTGCCGAGAAAATATGATTCATTTTTATAGCTGCACtttttgtacattaaaatctaaataaatatatttaaattttaatatggacatgataaaaatgattagaaaGAACGCAAACAACGAGAAAAGAGCGTCTcgcgtatatataattatataggacttataaatttttgtagataatttaatatcttatttattagaaatttatttcttattgttatctcgacattataaaataatgaataataataattaaaataatttaaatacagcATTCTCCCTAttcataaaagtaataataaatatacctgcatatttttattagatggtagatatcaaattttgttttgtagaattttttctcttgtaGATTATAGACAATggaaacattttcaattattccgtttatagaaaaaaaattattcaaaaagttttcttaGTAATATCGATGATTATCGGCTTCTATTTTCCTTCatctacaaaaataaatatgaatttttagaaaatgtccATTTTCTGTTTTGGATAGCCGCAATTATCTTTCTTATTgtctttctataaaattgaGAGACTAAAGtatcttaaaataaagtatcttaaaatatctctacATATTGATAATTCTTGCATTTCGAATTAATTGCAGcaagagtaaaaatataaa
This window of the Linepithema humile isolate Giens D197 chromosome 1, Lhum_UNIL_v1.0, whole genome shotgun sequence genome carries:
- the M6 gene encoding neuronal membrane glycoprotein M6-a isoform X1, encoding MARLRELRQTRESLPLRGKFVSNTSVDRFSERSLHGLDSRGRSSRNICNDCMAKVPYATLIATIMCCLGVGIFCGTMYRGGTLSTLMFDQVFHLHLSWLEAMQMVFASIGACMAALGFMILCVGFLATGATRHKVYRAWRSRVGGRITCAVFMTITYIFQIVWLLIFVFLIITTFVFTIFWGLCSKSRVQSLEDCIDFTQFGFMFPNNTRVQDMQVCGSQEVKLFCKDFVEKAAVMFILATVAVLLIVLSAMHYLMCLSANYAHIRDHEKFQELQELQYLQDAVDPDSPPPGMGTLGSHRGKDRF
- the M6 gene encoding neuronal membrane glycoprotein M6-b isoform X2 produces the protein MGNICNDCMAKVPYATLIATIMCCLGVGIFCGTMYRGGTLSTLMFDQVFHLHLSWLEAMQMVFASIGACMAALGFMILCVGFLATGATRHKVYRAWRSRVGGRITCAVFMTITYIFQIVWLLIFVFLIITTFVFTIFWGLCSKSRVQSLEDCIDFTQFGFMFPNNTRVQDMQVCGSQEVKLFCKDFVEKAAVMFILATVAVLLIVLSAMHYLMCLSANYAHIRDHEKFQELQELQYLQDAVDPDSPPPGMGTLGSHRGKDRF